Genomic window (Leptospira bouyouniensis):
CTGGAGATACTGTGAGCGATGTGTCAGTTGAAAATACAACTCCACTGAGAGAGGCAAAGTATTCCTTTAGTTGCCTTCCAGGTTTTTCAGGGTCATCAATAGTTTTTGGTAATACATTTTTACCTAGGGTGAGTCTTGGTCTATCAATTGGATTGGGGTAAATCGGATTCCCTAAAACATCTGTACCTTGTTCGCCGGCCACTCCTTCAAATAAGGTAGCAAGTTTTTCACCCTCTTTGACATGTACATATTTATTAATGTTACGAAAATCAGCGGATCCATCCTCTTTTAAAACAACACGTTGTGCTCTAGGGAAATAAAATTTAACCCAACCACTTTCCCCTTGTTTGGCGGGGATTCCCTTACCTACTACGAATGTGAATTCTTCTTTTACTTTTGTTGGATCTTTTAATATTTTATCAATTTCTTGAGCCGCTTGGTCCACATCTTTCATCAAAATGCGATCACGGTGAATGGACATGTTGTCAAGGGCTTCATAAATGAGTATATTGCTCATCGAACCTCCTAACAACCAAATCGGTTTTGCTACCAAAGTTGCTGTTAAACGATCCTCGGAGATTTGGATCTTAAGTCCCCGTTCCGGATTGAAGTCCGGTGCATTTTTTACGTCCATTCTGACTATAGTATCGGCAGTTTTTTTAGGAGAAACGACAATTTCTGTAGCGTTATTGGTCAAGCCAGTGTAGAAAACTTCCAAAAGTTTGGAGTAGGGCTGGGACTCCGAAGATTTGGGAGTGGAGGGGGAGGCTGTCACCGTGGGTGAGGGCGGTGGACGTCCTATGGACAAAAGGGATTCCTTTGCCTTTTAAGAGTTTGGCTAGTTTTTCGGATTCTGTTGCTGAGATAACAGGGTCCGTTTTTCCATGGAGCAGGGATACCGGTCCTGCCAAAGTTTCCAATTGGTAATAGGGAGACAGTTTTTCCGGTAATTTTTCTGGAACCGTATCGAGAACTTTTTTTGCCAAGCCGATCCTGAAATTCCTGTCGGCCTCTACTTGGTGAAAAAACTCTTGTGCTTGTTTTGATGATCGATTTAAGGAATCAACAGATTTGGCATCATTTCCCATTCGTTTGAGACCATTGTCAAGTGCTGCTTCATAATAAACGATTTCTAGTTCTTCCGCAAGATTTGGTTCAAACCGATGGAGCATATTGTATAAAATCACAAACACTGCATAGGGATCCATTTCATAGTGAGAGAAAACAAATGGAACTGCATCGAAAAAATT
Coding sequences:
- a CDS encoding alpha/beta hydrolase family protein, giving the protein MKPYVLALPLILSYAGLKQKQSLTRKEFTFSKTGRRSFLFYPKDQDPKSLPGVYIQHGMSAMGIDDPRIIDLAENIANTGHSVILPELPEVKGLKIEEQTIFNIQNLMLEIYENKQLFDGENLGYLSASFSAGMGLIAASRSNTRNKIKTSMLIGGYCNFFDAVPFVFSHYEMDPYAVFVILYNMLHRFEPNLAEELEIVYYEAALDNGLKRMGNDAKSVDSLNRSSKQAQEFFHQVEADRNFRIGLAKKVLDTVPEKLPEKLSPYYQLETLAGPVSLLHGKTDPVISATESEKLAKLLKGKGIPFVHRTSTALTHGDSLPLHSQIFGVPALLQTFGSFLHWLDQ